A part of Acidobacteriota bacterium genomic DNA contains:
- a CDS encoding cytochrome c yields the protein MAKSDRLIGWRGSLGAGLAVALLLAGAGGALAQSGGTGAPSAADAQPTFSRDVAPILQRSCQQCHQPTGIGPMSLLTYREARPWARSIRDRVERRLMPPWHLDQTVGIQAFKNDISLTEDEIGTIVRWVDAGAPEGDPADLPEPLEFPPADVWEVQAVLGRPPDFIVRSTPYTVVANGQDQWWEPEIEFEGFDVPRYIRAAEFKPSYPVGIKVTHHGHAVLRGEEPADGEERPPSVRLVGMGIGKRWDVLPEGVGKLLPPGPGSVRFNLHYFPVGEEVTEVAQVGVWLYPEDEVPEKVTAGERQFYVDGTHRERLRASDILIPPHGHLVLEDQYVMEEPALIQSFRPHMHMRGTEMSMTALYPDGRRELLSSVNRYDHNWQIAYVYDEDAQPLLPRGTVLMLRSKFDNTAANRINPDPDQWVVFGARGVDEMSHAWIGITYLDEAEYDELAAAREGAGGSAEESQ from the coding sequence ATTGATTGGCTGGCGCGGAAGTCTCGGCGCAGGGCTGGCCGTGGCGCTGCTGCTCGCGGGCGCCGGCGGGGCTCTCGCGCAGTCCGGCGGCACGGGCGCGCCGTCGGCGGCCGACGCGCAGCCCACATTCAGCCGGGACGTCGCGCCCATCCTGCAACGCTCGTGCCAGCAGTGTCACCAGCCCACCGGCATCGGGCCGATGTCGCTGCTCACCTATCGGGAAGCGCGTCCCTGGGCGCGCAGCATCCGGGACCGGGTGGAGAGACGCCTGATGCCCCCCTGGCACCTCGACCAGACCGTGGGCATCCAGGCCTTCAAGAACGACATCTCCCTGACCGAGGACGAGATCGGCACTATTGTCCGATGGGTGGATGCGGGAGCGCCGGAGGGTGATCCGGCCGACCTGCCGGAACCGCTGGAGTTCCCGCCGGCCGACGTCTGGGAGGTGCAGGCCGTGCTTGGCCGTCCGCCGGACTTCATCGTTCGGTCGACGCCCTACACCGTGGTGGCCAACGGACAGGATCAATGGTGGGAGCCGGAGATCGAGTTCGAGGGCTTCGACGTGCCCCGGTACATTCGCGCGGCGGAGTTCAAGCCGTCGTATCCGGTCGGAATCAAGGTCACGCATCACGGGCACGCCGTGTTGCGGGGCGAGGAGCCGGCAGACGGGGAGGAGCGACCGCCGTCGGTGCGACTGGTCGGGATGGGCATCGGCAAGCGTTGGGACGTGTTGCCGGAGGGGGTCGGCAAGCTGCTGCCGCCGGGTCCTGGCTCGGTCCGCTTCAATCTCCACTACTTCCCGGTGGGCGAGGAGGTGACGGAGGTGGCCCAGGTCGGCGTGTGGCTCTACCCCGAGGACGAGGTGCCGGAGAAGGTGACTGCCGGCGAGCGGCAGTTCTATGTTGACGGCACGCATCGCGAGAGGTTGCGCGCCAGCGACATCCTCATTCCGCCGCACGGACATCTGGTGCTCGAGGACCAGTACGTCATGGAGGAGCCGGCGCTGATCCAGAGTTTCCGGCCTCACATGCACATGCGGGGCACCGAAATGTCGATGACGGCGCTCTACCCCGACGGCCGCCGCGAGTTGCTCAGCAGCGTCAACCGTTACGACCATAACTGGCAGATCGCCTACGTCTACGACGAAGACGCGCAGCCACTGTTGCCCAGGGGGACCGTCCTGATGCTACGTTCGAAGTTCGACAACACGGCGGCGAACCGGATCAACCCCGATCCGGATCAGTGGGTCGTGTTCGGGGCGCGGGGGGTCGACGAGATGTCCCACGCCTGGATCGGCATCACGTACCTCGACGAGGCCGAGTACGACGAACTGGCCGCGGCCCGCGAGGGCGCCGGCGGCTCGGCGGAAGAGTCGCAGTAG
- a CDS encoding alpha/beta hydrolase, which translates to MVRASGATLGLSVTLAESPATARAPARAPAPAQSELEGFDPHALVTLVNSDPEFEITAHEWNALVQVGIDTYHYGVTVRGGRVVEVVPTDPSADFDVRIAGPVDAWRQGFGDYGLQTSGDDTDHRWPYQAAILRLAALVRAALGAPVPELLGEQVDREFDSIVGRYVYVRIRGIQYRVYFEEAGEGLPMVLQHTAGSDSRQWRHLLEDRELQQRFRMIAYDLPFHGRSLPPTTDRWWATEYRMDTQHLMDSIVAISNALNLDRPVYMGCSVGGYLAPDLAYYHPDKFRAVIGINSSIAGGRVEDKGKPYVSPFSHPQNSTAYIGARMYMITSPEAREAFRRETGWIYSQGGPGIFGGDLYYFSVEHDLRGKAHTIDTSRVGVHLLSGEYDPTARGPAESLAALIDGATYDVIEGGSHFAMSDDYPRFRKHLLPVLDQIYRERA; encoded by the coding sequence ATGGTCCGCGCCAGCGGCGCCACCCTTGGCCTGTCCGTGACGCTCGCGGAGAGTCCAGCCACGGCACGTGCGCCGGCCCGCGCGCCTGCCCCCGCGCAGTCGGAGCTGGAGGGATTCGATCCGCACGCTCTCGTGACTCTCGTCAATTCGGATCCGGAGTTCGAGATCACCGCCCACGAGTGGAACGCACTGGTGCAGGTTGGAATCGACACCTACCACTATGGTGTAACCGTCCGTGGCGGACGGGTGGTCGAGGTCGTTCCGACAGATCCCAGCGCGGACTTCGACGTCAGAATCGCCGGCCCGGTTGACGCCTGGCGTCAAGGATTCGGTGACTACGGTCTTCAAACCTCCGGAGACGACACCGATCACCGTTGGCCCTACCAGGCGGCCATCCTGCGCCTCGCGGCGCTGGTTCGAGCCGCGTTGGGGGCGCCGGTTCCGGAACTTCTGGGAGAGCAGGTCGACCGGGAGTTCGATTCGATCGTCGGCCGCTACGTCTACGTCCGGATCCGAGGTATCCAGTACCGCGTGTACTTCGAAGAAGCCGGCGAGGGTCTGCCGATGGTGCTCCAACACACCGCCGGCTCCGACAGCCGGCAATGGCGGCACCTTCTCGAGGACCGCGAGCTTCAGCAACGGTTCCGGATGATCGCCTACGACCTGCCGTTCCACGGGCGGTCGCTCCCGCCGACCACGGACCGATGGTGGGCCACCGAGTACCGAATGGACACGCAGCATCTCATGGATTCCATCGTGGCGATTTCCAACGCGCTGAACCTCGATCGCCCCGTCTACATGGGCTGCTCGGTGGGTGGCTATCTCGCCCCCGACCTCGCCTACTACCATCCCGACAAGTTCCGGGCGGTGATCGGTATCAATTCATCGATTGCGGGCGGGCGAGTCGAGGACAAGGGCAAGCCGTATGTGAGCCCCTTCAGCCATCCGCAGAACAGCACCGCCTACATCGGGGCCCGGATGTACATGATCACCTCCCCGGAGGCCCGCGAGGCGTTCAGGAGGGAGACGGGCTGGATCTACAGCCAGGGCGGCCCCGGGATCTTTGGCGGCGACCTCTACTACTTTTCGGTCGAGCACGATCTCAGAGGGAAGGCGCACACCATCGACACTTCCCGGGTCGGCGTCCACCTCCTCAGTGGCGAATACGATCCGACGGCAAGAGGGCCGGCGGAATCGCTGGCCGCACTGATCGACGGGGCCACCTACGACGTGATCGAGGGTGGGTCGCACTTCGCGATGAGCGATGACTATCCGCGCTTCCGCAAGCACCTTCTGCCGGTGCTCGATCAGATCTACCGGGAGAGGGCATGA
- a CDS encoding PQQ-binding-like beta-propeller repeat protein produces MKRYRTTSGILSAIVCLLGMTSPVAAQLPGVADGEWRYLGGDAGHTRSNPWLTQINAGNFADLEVAWIWRGDNFGPGMEYTVRSTPVFADGVLYTVAGQRRQVVAIDAATGETLWTFREPETMRYLRSPRSDFGKGVAYAEVDGRGVVFITSPAFFLWALDAETGRPLEGWGEPVGVDAFSPNGVVDLIPPLVADWGPWLAWDGPYDPGHGIPQQLGMVTASSPPIVVNGVVVVLVGHEPSYDQTRIENVPGDIMGVDARTGEVLWKFHIIPRPGEYGHETWENDAWRWSGDMSTWAPASADPELGLVYLVTNASTVQSYTGHRPGHNLFGGSVLALDVATGERRWHYQIHRSDQWNYDIPTAPILMDLTVDGARVPALIQNTKQGLIFAFNRATGEPLWPIEERPVMQTQVPGNYTAATQPYPTRPEPLDPIAADGLTEDYVLDFTPELKREALEILSEFRVGGLYMPPLPYPHDNDYRNVIGCMGGVNIYKPPVADPTTGILYASHSRACSAPRFMVPTNGVDEPRGLPGRSAEAWRGRERHTPTTGTTVAAWAPGGPAEFPAQIDGLPVYRPLFQALSAYDMNTGERLWEIPIGETPERFRNHPRLAGVDLPNLGGSGHSIQMVVGDLLVQTTEDLRGEAELSENGQPLLRARDKRTGEIVASVEVPIPGQYGMMTYLDEGVQYILMQAGSARRGQPGALVALRLPEDAIR; encoded by the coding sequence ATGAAGCGTTACCGCACGACAAGCGGCATCCTGTCGGCAATCGTCTGCCTGCTCGGCATGACTTCCCCGGTCGCCGCGCAGCTTCCGGGGGTCGCGGACGGGGAGTGGCGCTATCTGGGCGGCGACGCCGGCCACACCCGCTCCAACCCCTGGCTCACGCAGATCAACGCCGGCAACTTTGCCGACCTGGAGGTCGCCTGGATCTGGCGAGGCGACAACTTCGGGCCCGGGATGGAATACACCGTGCGGTCCACGCCGGTGTTCGCCGACGGCGTGCTCTATACCGTGGCCGGCCAGCGGCGGCAGGTGGTGGCGATTGACGCCGCGACCGGCGAGACCCTCTGGACTTTCCGTGAGCCGGAGACGATGCGTTATCTCCGATCGCCGCGCAGCGACTTCGGCAAGGGTGTCGCGTATGCGGAGGTGGACGGCCGGGGCGTCGTCTTCATCACGTCGCCCGCCTTCTTTCTCTGGGCGTTGGATGCCGAGACCGGGCGACCGCTCGAGGGGTGGGGCGAGCCGGTCGGCGTCGACGCCTTTTCCCCGAACGGGGTCGTGGACCTCATTCCGCCGCTGGTAGCCGACTGGGGCCCCTGGCTGGCGTGGGACGGCCCGTATGACCCCGGCCATGGCATTCCCCAGCAACTCGGGATGGTCACCGCGTCGTCGCCCCCGATCGTGGTCAACGGCGTGGTCGTCGTGCTGGTGGGGCATGAGCCGAGCTACGACCAGACCCGCATCGAGAACGTGCCCGGCGACATCATGGGTGTCGATGCCCGAACCGGCGAGGTGCTGTGGAAGTTCCACATCATCCCCCGTCCCGGCGAATACGGCCACGAGACCTGGGAGAACGACGCGTGGCGCTGGTCGGGCGACATGTCCACCTGGGCGCCAGCCTCGGCCGACCCCGAGCTCGGGCTCGTCTACCTGGTGACCAACGCCTCGACGGTCCAGTCCTACACGGGCCATCGGCCGGGCCACAACCTGTTCGGCGGAAGCGTTCTGGCCCTCGACGTGGCGACCGGGGAGCGGCGGTGGCACTACCAGATCCACCGCAGCGACCAGTGGAACTACGACATACCGACCGCGCCGATCCTGATGGACCTGACGGTCGACGGCGCGCGGGTGCCGGCGCTCATCCAGAACACCAAGCAGGGGCTCATCTTCGCTTTCAACCGGGCCACCGGTGAGCCGCTCTGGCCGATCGAGGAGCGACCGGTGATGCAGACCCAGGTGCCGGGCAACTACACGGCCGCCACTCAGCCGTATCCGACCCGGCCGGAACCGCTCGACCCGATCGCTGCCGATGGGTTGACCGAAGACTACGTGCTCGACTTCACGCCGGAGCTGAAGCGCGAGGCGCTGGAGATTCTGAGCGAGTTCCGGGTCGGAGGCCTGTACATGCCTCCGCTGCCGTATCCGCACGACAACGACTACCGGAACGTGATCGGTTGCATGGGCGGAGTCAACATCTACAAGCCGCCGGTGGCCGACCCGACGACCGGGATCCTGTACGCGTCTCACAGCCGGGCGTGCAGCGCGCCGCGCTTCATGGTGCCGACCAACGGCGTCGATGAGCCGCGCGGGTTGCCCGGACGGTCGGCCGAAGCCTGGCGGGGCCGGGAGCGGCACACGCCCACCACGGGCACGACCGTGGCGGCCTGGGCGCCCGGCGGACCGGCTGAGTTCCCGGCCCAGATCGACGGGCTGCCGGTGTACCGTCCCCTTTTTCAGGCACTGTCCGCCTACGACATGAACACGGGGGAGCGGCTCTGGGAGATCCCAATCGGGGAGACTCCCGAGCGGTTCCGGAACCACCCTCGTCTGGCCGGCGTCGATCTGCCCAACCTGGGCGGTTCGGGGCATTCCATCCAGATGGTGGTGGGCGATCTGCTGGTGCAGACCACCGAGGATCTGCGGGGCGAGGCGGAGCTCAGTGAGAACGGCCAGCCGCTGCTGCGGGCCCGAGACAAGCGGACGGGCGAGATCGTCGCCAGCGTCGAGGTGCCCATTCCGGGCCAGTACGGCATGATGACGTACCTCGATGAGGGAGTGCAGTACATCCTCATGCAGGCGGGGAGCGCGCGGCGCGGGCAGCCGGGAGCGCTCGTGGCGCTGCGCCTGCCGGAAGACGCAATCCGGTAA
- a CDS encoding tannase/feruloyl esterase family alpha/beta hydrolase, which translates to MPSMNRTFLALLTAVSLSGAAACAASGTDGADAADPVNACGDLAALDLIDMRIDAAESVEATDGVPAHCRVSGVIETEIKFELLLPEPDAWTGRFLMGGGGGFVGSVQNQARGLYAYGGGPLERGYATVGTDTGHEGNGIQASWALNHPERQENFGHRAVHLTAEAAKSIIGHYYDRGPDYSYFVGCSRGGGQAMMESQRYPEDFDGIVAAAPAYHWTGIAAGFVQNQQAIYPTGDLDSPVLTPDTLELLGSSILAACDGDDGVVDGAMTDPRRCDFKPADLPRCPDEVAAAGCVTAAQVAAIERVYEGPTSNGERVYSGFNYGGENDRGGWDSWVVAADARRATGVPNAQFGFGTELFKYFVFSDPAWDYTQYDFATWAEDTAATADILNATSTDLSAFRDRNGKIIYWTGWSDLALAPEGTIDYYEQLEAGDPSARDYARLYMLPGVLHCAGGPGPDRVDWVEAIRAWVEDGHAPERLVASKLDADGQVTLTRPVCPYPQVAEYDGSGDVNNEQSFRCATAP; encoded by the coding sequence ATGCCGTCGATGAATCGAACTTTCCTGGCGCTGCTCACCGCCGTCAGTCTGTCCGGCGCCGCCGCTTGCGCGGCCTCCGGCACGGATGGAGCGGACGCCGCGGATCCGGTCAACGCCTGCGGCGATCTGGCGGCGCTCGACCTGATCGACATGCGCATAGACGCCGCCGAATCGGTCGAGGCCACGGACGGTGTGCCAGCCCACTGCCGCGTCAGCGGGGTGATCGAGACCGAGATCAAGTTCGAGCTGTTGTTGCCGGAACCCGATGCGTGGACCGGACGCTTCCTGATGGGCGGCGGTGGTGGGTTCGTGGGCAGCGTGCAGAATCAGGCCCGTGGTCTCTATGCCTACGGCGGTGGCCCCCTCGAGCGTGGCTACGCGACCGTCGGGACCGATACCGGGCACGAAGGAAACGGCATCCAGGCGTCCTGGGCGCTGAATCATCCCGAGCGCCAGGAGAACTTCGGACACCGGGCGGTGCACCTGACCGCCGAGGCCGCGAAGTCGATCATCGGCCACTACTACGACCGCGGACCCGACTACTCCTACTTCGTCGGCTGCAGCCGTGGCGGCGGACAGGCGATGATGGAGTCGCAGCGGTACCCCGAGGACTTCGACGGTATCGTCGCCGCCGCTCCCGCCTATCACTGGACCGGCATCGCGGCCGGCTTCGTACAGAACCAGCAGGCGATCTATCCCACCGGCGACCTCGACTCGCCCGTCCTGACACCGGACACTCTGGAGTTGCTCGGTTCAAGCATTCTGGCCGCGTGTGACGGCGACGACGGCGTAGTCGATGGCGCCATGACGGATCCGCGACGGTGCGACTTCAAGCCTGCGGATTTGCCCCGCTGCCCCGATGAGGTGGCGGCGGCCGGCTGCGTGACGGCGGCCCAGGTCGCGGCCATCGAGCGCGTGTACGAGGGTCCGACCTCGAACGGCGAGCGGGTCTATAGCGGCTTCAACTACGGTGGTGAAAACGACCGTGGCGGATGGGACTCGTGGGTCGTGGCGGCCGACGCGCGTCGGGCCACGGGCGTCCCGAACGCCCAGTTCGGGTTCGGCACGGAGCTGTTCAAGTACTTCGTCTTCAGCGATCCGGCGTGGGACTACACGCAGTACGACTTCGCCACCTGGGCGGAGGACACCGCCGCCACGGCGGACATCCTGAACGCGACCAGCACCGACCTGAGCGCCTTCCGTGACCGCAACGGGAAGATCATCTACTGGACCGGCTGGTCGGATCTGGCCCTCGCGCCGGAGGGAACGATCGACTACTACGAGCAGCTTGAGGCGGGTGATCCCTCGGCCCGCGACTACGCTCGCCTTTACATGCTGCCGGGCGTGTTGCACTGCGCCGGTGGCCCCGGGCCGGATCGCGTCGACTGGGTGGAGGCGATCCGCGCCTGGGTCGAGGATGGCCACGCTCCGGAGCGCCTCGTGGCGTCCAAGCTCGATGCGGACGGCCAGGTGACGCTCACCCGTCCCGTCTGTCCGTATCCGCAGGTGGCGGAGTACGACGGCAGCGGCGACGTGAACAACGAGCAGAGCTTTCGCTGCGCGACGGCGCCGTGA
- a CDS encoding alpha/beta hydrolase codes for MNTVAIVRRRWSISSLPRRFRGYSEFTHNRSCSGCSQALGEDAGSHAGRAVVPVGLTRRCSRRGEPMINERPTRFACVALSLAAVALALALPGAVSAQSHQPPAEPPSDWGPISINLEEYEYPHPVEFMNFRVFGQDVRIAYMDVAPTGPANGRAVVFHHGGSYYGWYWKSQIEALTEAGYRVVVKDRLGWGKSSKPILPYSMSLHASNTARLMDHLGIAEAAIVGHSIGGQMATRFAFLYPERTTHLVTINQIGLTDRRAGRGFSPFDGEIDADPDLQAAYEADVRTDTRRYVEWKPEFLDHLRIRHGQRLSGDWPRLAYVRRLGGNLRSMDTVVNDWPHIKTKTLILGGEIDGPDFPANARRAAEILPNGEVFLIPNVGHNPHEEVPDIVNAELIRFLGANPGTQAIRIERLLDGPIITPDMDERMGSNIAGPSLIRVPDWIEDPLGRYYLYFADHRGLYIRLAYADELAGPWTMYEPGTLQIEQSHFPTTCPPCGVDSPNPEGAYAHIASPDVHVDDERQEIVMYVHGRERGPQVTRAAVSTDGLHFEGRPEILGRPYFRAFRHDGHVYALAMPGVMYRARDSLTGFEEGPDLFNPNMRHSALLKRGDTLFVFWTERGDAPERVWVASIDLTGDWHDWEASERVEVLRPERPWEGADLPVEPSRGGAINSPVNQLRDPAIFEEDGRIYFLYAVAGERGIALAEVHVDP; via the coding sequence ATGAACACGGTGGCGATCGTTCGAAGACGATGGTCCATCTCAAGCCTCCCTCGGAGGTTCCGTGGTTACTCGGAGTTCACCCATAATCGCTCATGTTCCGGCTGTTCGCAAGCCCTCGGGGAGGACGCCGGCAGCCACGCCGGACGGGCCGTGGTACCAGTAGGATTGACGAGGAGATGCAGCCGTAGGGGAGAACCCATGATCAACGAACGTCCCACCCGCTTCGCATGCGTGGCGTTGTCACTCGCGGCCGTGGCGCTGGCACTCGCCCTGCCGGGCGCGGTCTCGGCGCAGTCGCATCAGCCTCCGGCCGAACCTCCGTCGGACTGGGGACCCATCTCGATCAATCTGGAGGAGTACGAGTATCCGCATCCGGTCGAGTTCATGAACTTCCGGGTGTTCGGCCAGGACGTGCGGATCGCCTACATGGATGTTGCGCCGACCGGGCCGGCGAACGGCCGCGCCGTCGTTTTCCACCACGGGGGCAGTTACTACGGGTGGTACTGGAAGAGCCAGATCGAGGCGTTGACCGAGGCGGGCTACCGCGTCGTCGTCAAGGACCGGCTCGGCTGGGGCAAGTCCTCCAAGCCGATCCTCCCGTACAGCATGAGCCTGCACGCCTCCAACACGGCCCGGCTCATGGATCATCTCGGCATCGCCGAGGCCGCCATCGTCGGACACTCGATCGGCGGACAGATGGCAACTCGCTTTGCCTTCCTCTATCCGGAGCGGACGACGCATCTGGTCACGATCAACCAGATTGGCCTGACCGACCGCCGCGCGGGGCGTGGGTTCAGTCCGTTCGACGGCGAAATCGACGCCGATCCCGACTTGCAGGCCGCCTACGAGGCGGACGTCCGCACCGACACGCGGCGCTACGTGGAGTGGAAGCCGGAGTTTCTGGATCACCTCCGGATCCGCCACGGGCAACGGCTCAGCGGCGACTGGCCACGGCTCGCCTACGTGCGCCGGCTCGGCGGCAATCTGCGATCGATGGACACGGTGGTCAACGACTGGCCGCACATCAAGACGAAGACGCTGATCCTCGGCGGCGAGATCGACGGGCCGGACTTCCCCGCGAACGCGCGCCGGGCCGCCGAGATCCTCCCGAATGGCGAGGTCTTCCTGATCCCGAACGTCGGCCACAACCCGCACGAGGAGGTGCCGGACATCGTCAACGCCGAGCTGATCCGCTTTCTCGGCGCCAATCCGGGCACGCAGGCGATCCGGATCGAGCGCCTGCTCGATGGCCCCATCATCACGCCGGACATGGACGAGCGCATGGGCAGCAACATCGCCGGGCCGTCACTCATCCGCGTGCCGGACTGGATCGAGGATCCCCTCGGCCGCTACTACCTGTACTTCGCGGATCACCGGGGCCTCTATATCCGTCTGGCCTACGCGGACGAGCTGGCCGGACCCTGGACGATGTACGAGCCGGGGACGCTGCAGATCGAACAGTCGCACTTTCCCACGACCTGCCCGCCGTGCGGCGTCGACTCCCCGAATCCGGAAGGGGCGTATGCGCACATTGCCTCGCCGGACGTGCATGTGGACGACGAGCGGCAGGAAATCGTCATGTACGTCCACGGGCGCGAGCGCGGCCCGCAGGTGACCCGCGCCGCGGTCTCGACCGACGGCCTGCATTTCGAAGGGCGCCCCGAGATCCTCGGCCGGCCCTACTTCCGTGCCTTCCGTCACGATGGTCACGTCTACGCCCTGGCGATGCCGGGCGTCATGTACCGGGCGCGCGACAGCCTGACCGGCTTCGAGGAGGGGCCGGACCTGTTCAATCCGAACATGCGGCATTCGGCCCTGCTGAAGCGGGGCGACACGCTGTTCGTCTTCTGGACGGAACGGGGCGACGCGCCGGAGCGCGTCTGGGTGGCCAGCATCGACCTGACCGGGGACTGGCACGACTGGGAGGCGAGCGAGCGCGTGGAAGTCCTTCGCCCGGAGCGGCCGTGGGAGGGTGCGGACTTGCCGGTCGAGCCGTCCCGGGGCGGCGCCATCAATAGCCCCGTGAACCAGTTGCGCGATCCGGCGATCTTCGAGGAGGACGGCCGCATCTACTTCCTCTACGCCGTGGCCGGCGAGCGGGGAATCGCCCTCGCGGAAGTGCACGTCGACCCGTAG